The sequence below is a genomic window from Actinokineospora baliensis.
GGGCCACGGCGTTGACCCGGATGCCGTGCTCGGCCAGTTCGATGGCCGACCAGCGGGTGAGCGCGTCCACCGCGGCCTTGCTGCTCTCGTAGCCGCCCATGCCCGGCGTGGGCTGGCGGCCGCCGATCGAGGACAGGTTCACCACCGCGCCGCGCACGCCCGCGTCGACCATCCGGCGCGCGACGTGCTGGGTCACCAGGAAGGTGCCGTGCACGTTGGTGGTCAGGATGCGCAGCATGTCCGCGGCGGGCAGGTCGAGCAGCCGACCGTGCACGGTGAGCAGGCCCGCGTTGTTGACCAGGACGTCCACCCGGCCCACCGCGTCGAGCGCGCGGGAGAGGGAGTCCTCGTCGGTGATGTCCAGGTCGACGGCGCGGGCGCCGAGTTCGGCGGCGGCCTCGGCGGCGCCGTGGATGTCGGCGACGACCACGTCGTCGCCGAGCGCGGTGAAGGCGGCGGCGATCGCGCGGCCGATGCCACCCGCGCCTCCGGTGATCAGAACGGTGCGGGCAGCGGTCATCGTCGATCCCCCGTTGTGGGCACAGGTGAGTGGGTCAGTATACGAGCGTAGAAAAACGATTGGTCCGACCACAAGCCGCCCGAACGCTACGCAAGGTTGCGGTTCGGTGTCGGAAGCGCTTCGCCGCCGTGACCCTCGGGGCATATGCCCAGTACACGGGATTCTTCGTCCAAAGGTGGGATGGATCGTCGACGAACGTGGAGAAAACCGCTGGTCACCGGAGCATTGCTTTTTTTGCCGACGAACGTAGACTATCCCGCACCACGGTGAGCCAGGTCTCACTTCTTGATCATCCATGTACGGGCGGAGCGGCCCCGCAGTCGCGGAGCGTGACCCCACCGGCAGTCCAGCACCCGAGAGAAGGCTCGATGACCAGGACACGGACAACGGCATTGGTCGCGGTGGCCGTCGCGGCCGCCACCGCGCTCGCCGCATGTACCAGCGCGGGCGGCGGCAACACCCCCGGCGGCTCCACCGCCGGTGGCGGCGGGGGCGCCGAGATCACCGAACTGAAGGCGGGCGTGTTCCTCGACGTCACGTCGTGGGACCCGGCCAGCGCCGACATCGGCTTCGACGGTCCGTACCTCTCGGCCGTCTACGACCCGCTGGTCGCGCTGGACAACGAGGCCAAGCCGATCCCGGCGCTGGCGACCAAGTGGGAGTGGTCGGCCGACCGGCTCACCCTCAGCATGGACCTGCGCACCGGTGTCACCTTCGACGACGGCCAGAAGTTCGACGCCGCCGCCGCGGTGGAGAACCTCAAGCACCTCAAGGCCGGTGTGCGCTCGGGCCAGGCCTACCTCAACGTCGCCGACGTGAGCGCCAAGGACGACGACACCGTCGAACTCAAGCTCACCAAGCGCGACGACTCGCTGCTGTACTTCATGGGTCTCGGCCGCAGCTGGATGGCCTCGCCCGCGGCGATCAAGGCCGACGCGCTGGCCAAGGGCCCGGTCGGCTCCGGCCCCTACAAGTTCGTGGCGGACAAGTCCGCGCCGCAGTCGCAGTACGTCTTCACCAAGAAGGACAACCACTGGGACAGCGCGACCTACCCGTTCAAGGACGTGCAGCTGCTGCCGATCATGGACCAGGCGGCCAGCTTCAACGCCATGCAGTCCGGTCAGCTCAACCTGCAGTTCGCCAACGCCGCCAACCTGCCCAAGGCCAAGGAGGCGGGCTGGAACATCGCGTCCAAGCCGTCGTCCTGGGTCGGCGTGCAGTTCGCCGACCGCACCGGCTCGCAGGTCAAGGCGCTCGGTGACGTCAAGGTCCGCCAGGCCATCGCCTACGCCTTCGACTCCGCGGGCATCCTGCAGGCCGTGGGCAACGGCGCCGGTACCGCCACCAACCAGCTGTGGCCGGTCGACGGCCAGGTCTACGACAAGTCCATGGACGGCAAGTACCAGACCAACATGGACAAGGCCAAGCAGCTGCTGGCCGAGGCGGGCTACGCGGGCGGCTTCTCGGTGAAGATGCCGATGTCGCCGATCTTCCAGGCCTGGCAGCCCGCCGCCAACCAGACCTTCGGCGACCTGGGCATCAAGGTCGAGTGGGTCGACATGGCGATGCCCGACTACCAGAAGAACGCCCCGACCTACCCGATGTTCCTCGCCGTGATCGCCATGAGCGGCAACGACATGGCGACGCTGTCGGACCAGGTGACCACCGCCCAGTGGTACAACCCGAACCCGTCGGTGGACAAGTTCCCCGAGGTCAAGTCGCTGGTCGACGAGGTGGAGAAGGCCGAGCCGGGCGCGGCGCAGACCGAGCTGCTCAAGAAGCTGAACACCAAGCTGGTCGACCTGGCCTGGTGGGACGTCTGGTACCAGGCGGACAACATGTACTTCAGCGCCAAGGGCATCAAGGTCCAGCCGGTCACCGGCATGATGTTCCCCACCCTGCGGTTCATCCAGCGCGGCTGAGGCCACCAGTTGCTCCGGCGGGCCCGCTCGAGGGCGGGCCCGCCGGTGAGGAGCCGAGACTATGTTTTCCTTCATCGCCAAGCGTCTGCTGTCGGGCATCCTGCTGCTGGCGGTCGTCACGACCGGCACGTTCTTCATCGCGCACGCGGCCATCGGGGACCCGACCCCCGGTCTGCTCGGCAACAGCGCCACCCCCGCCCAGCAGGCGGCGCTGCGCGCCAAGATCGGCATCGACCGGCCGCTGCTCACCCAGTTCTGGGACTGGCTCACCCACGCCGTCACCGGTGACTTCGGGACCTCGTGGCGCACCTTCACCCCCGTCAACGACGACCTGGCGCTGCGGCTGCCGGTGACGCTGTCGGTGGTCGTCTTCGCCACCGTGCTCTCGGCGGTCTTCGGGGTCATCATCGGCATCGCCTGCGGTCTGCGGCCCGGCAGCGTGTTCGACCGGCTCCTCAAGTTCGTCTCGGTCGTGCTGTTCGCGCTTCCCGGCTACTGGCTGGGCATCGTGCTGGTGCAGGTCTTCGCCCTGGGCCTGGGCTGGTTCGACGCGACCGGCTACGTGTCGCCCAACATCTCGGTCAGCGGTTGGCTGCGGTCCATCACGCTGCCCTCGGTGGCGCTGGCGCTCGGCGCGATCGTGATGATCGCCGAGCAGTTGCGCAACAGCTTCCTCGAGGTCAACAACCAGGACTTCGTGCGGACCCTGCGCGCGCGGGGGCTGTCCAAGCGCCGGGTCGTGCGGCACGTGCTGCGCAACTCCGCGCCCGCGGCGCTGACCGTGCTGGCGATGATGTTCGTCGGCCTGCTCGGCGGCGCCATCATCGTGGAGTTGGTCTTCAACCTGCAGGGCATCGGGTTGCTCACCCAGCAGTCCTCGCAGAACGGCAACATCCCGGTGCTGCTCGGGCTCACGGTGATGACCGTGGTGTTCGTCGTCGTCATCAACCTCCTGCTCGACCTCGTGCTCGGGTGGGTCAACCCGAAGGTGCGCGACCGATGACCGCTGCCCCGTTCCCCGCCAACCTGGCGCCCGTCAAGCGGGTCTCGCTGTGGCGGCGCTTCCTGCGCCGCCCGGCCGGTGTCGTCGCCCTCGTGGTGATGATCCTCATCGTGCTCGTCGCGGTCCTCGCGCCGTGGCTGGCGCCCTACGACCCGAACCTGGTCAAGCTCCGGATCACCCACGCCCCGCCCGGCGGCGACCACCTCCTCGGCGGTGACTCCGGCGGCCGCGACATCCTCAGCAGGTTGATCTACGGTGCGCGCACGACCCTGTTCGGCGCCGCCATCACCTGCGTCTCCGCGGTGCTGATCGGTGTCCCCGCGGGCGTGTGCGCCGGGTACTTCGGCGGCGCGGTCGACCGGGTCCTCACCTGGATCAGCGACGCGGTGCAGTCGATCCCCGTGCTGCTCATGCTGATGATCGTGGCGGCGGGCACCGGCCAGTCGTTCCCGGTGCTGATGGTGGTCCTGGGCCTGTTCATGGCGCCCGGCTACTACCGGATCACCCGCGGTCGCGCGCTGGCGGTGCGCAAGGAGCCCTACATCGACGCGGCCCGCGTCTCCGGCGTGACCAACCCCCGCATCCTGCGCACCCACATGGCACGCGCGGTGTACCCGCCCATCGTGGTGCAGTCGGCGCTGACGGCGGGCCTGGCCATCGGCCTGCAGGCAGGCCTGCAGTTCCTCGGCATCGGCTCGGCGCAGACCCCGTCGTGGGGCCAGATGATCTCCAACGGCATGCTCGTGATCAACACCCACGGGCTGATCCTGCTGTGGCCCTCCGTCGCGCTCGGTCTGACCATCGCGTCGCTGGCGTTCATCGGCACCACGTTGGCCGACCTGATCAGCATCCGGGTCGAGCAGCCCACCAGGCGGATGCGCCTGCGGACCCGCCAGCAGCTGGTCAAGGCCCCCGCGGTCGCCGACCTGCCGCAGCGCGCGGTCAGCGGGACGCACGTCCACGAGGTCGCCGACTGCGCGCTGCGCATCGACAACCTGCGGGTCGGCTACCCCGCGCCCGACGGCGGGGTCAAGGAGGTCGTCCGGGGGGTGTCCCTCGACGCGGGCCCCGGCGAGGTGCTC
It includes:
- a CDS encoding SDR family NAD(P)-dependent oxidoreductase, whose protein sequence is MTAARTVLITGGAGGIGRAIAAAFTALGDDVVVADIHGAAEAAAELGARAVDLDITDEDSLSRALDAVGRVDVLVNNAGLLTVHGRLLDLPAADMLRILTTNVHGTFLVTQHVARRMVDAGVRGAVVNLSSIGGRQPTPGMGGYESSKAAVDALTRWSAIELAEHGIRVNAVAPGPVLTPMLEMGLPEGSPAREAWLARIPLRQLAPVAQVAAAVVFLAGESAAHITGTSLPVDGGQLLG
- a CDS encoding ABC transporter substrate-binding protein — protein: MTRTRTTALVAVAVAAATALAACTSAGGGNTPGGSTAGGGGGAEITELKAGVFLDVTSWDPASADIGFDGPYLSAVYDPLVALDNEAKPIPALATKWEWSADRLTLSMDLRTGVTFDDGQKFDAAAAVENLKHLKAGVRSGQAYLNVADVSAKDDDTVELKLTKRDDSLLYFMGLGRSWMASPAAIKADALAKGPVGSGPYKFVADKSAPQSQYVFTKKDNHWDSATYPFKDVQLLPIMDQAASFNAMQSGQLNLQFANAANLPKAKEAGWNIASKPSSWVGVQFADRTGSQVKALGDVKVRQAIAYAFDSAGILQAVGNGAGTATNQLWPVDGQVYDKSMDGKYQTNMDKAKQLLAEAGYAGGFSVKMPMSPIFQAWQPAANQTFGDLGIKVEWVDMAMPDYQKNAPTYPMFLAVIAMSGNDMATLSDQVTTAQWYNPNPSVDKFPEVKSLVDEVEKAEPGAAQTELLKKLNTKLVDLAWWDVWYQADNMYFSAKGIKVQPVTGMMFPTLRFIQRG
- a CDS encoding ABC transporter permease, with translation MFSFIAKRLLSGILLLAVVTTGTFFIAHAAIGDPTPGLLGNSATPAQQAALRAKIGIDRPLLTQFWDWLTHAVTGDFGTSWRTFTPVNDDLALRLPVTLSVVVFATVLSAVFGVIIGIACGLRPGSVFDRLLKFVSVVLFALPGYWLGIVLVQVFALGLGWFDATGYVSPNISVSGWLRSITLPSVALALGAIVMIAEQLRNSFLEVNNQDFVRTLRARGLSKRRVVRHVLRNSAPAALTVLAMMFVGLLGGAIIVELVFNLQGIGLLTQQSSQNGNIPVLLGLTVMTVVFVVVINLLLDLVLGWVNPKVRDR
- a CDS encoding dipeptide/oligopeptide/nickel ABC transporter permease/ATP-binding protein, translating into MTAAPFPANLAPVKRVSLWRRFLRRPAGVVALVVMILIVLVAVLAPWLAPYDPNLVKLRITHAPPGGDHLLGGDSGGRDILSRLIYGARTTLFGAAITCVSAVLIGVPAGVCAGYFGGAVDRVLTWISDAVQSIPVLLMLMIVAAGTGQSFPVLMVVLGLFMAPGYYRITRGRALAVRKEPYIDAARVSGVTNPRILRTHMARAVYPPIVVQSALTAGLAIGLQAGLQFLGIGSAQTPSWGQMISNGMLVINTHGLILLWPSVALGLTIASLAFIGTTLADLISIRVEQPTRRMRLRTRQQLVKAPAVADLPQRAVSGTHVHEVADCALRIDNLRVGYPAPDGGVKEVVRGVSLDAGPGEVLGIVGESGSGKTQTMFAVLDLLPIGGTAVADGIHLNGKEIGKLPALERAALLGRSIGYVPQEPMTNLDPSYTIERQLVEPLRQVQGLSKAEARKRAREVLVRVGITDVDRVLRSYPHQISGGMAQRVLIAGAVSGRPSLLVADEPTTALDVTVQAEVLELLRELQQEYGMALVIVTHNFGVVADICDRVVVMKDGRIVETGTVEQIFRSPADPYTAELIDASLDDADGRLQLDEAHVGGEDGAR